AGTTTCTTAGGAAATTATGGGTTGGTCACTTTTCGGTCATTAAACTAAAATGTCTTCACACATAGACACGTCATTCATTTCGTTCTCACCACCTTTAATGTTTTGTAATTCTTCTTGTGATATTATTTCAAAATTGTTCATGTTGTTTATTTTAGTTTTTTGTTGGATTACACCCCTTTATTCCTCTTTTTTTTAAAAGGTAACCCTGTAAAGCGTTTTTTTTTAAGAAAAAATAAAAAAAATGCTCTATATTTAGAACCTTATTAGTTTTTTAGAGTATTGTAAAATACTACTAGTGAGATTTTTATAAGAAACTATATGCGCGCGAAAAATTTTATAAAAAAGATTTTTATTTTTTCTCTTTTTCTTCCATTTCTATCAATTGGAAGTGTAAAAATGAATTCTAGATTATCATTTAATGAGTCATTTGTACCTCAAGAGATCGATGCAGATTCTT
This window of the Labilibaculum sp. DW002 genome carries:
- a CDS encoding ComC/BlpC family leader-containing pheromone/bacteriocin, producing MQQKTKINNMNNFEIISQEELQNIKGGENEMNDVSMCEDILV